In Gambusia affinis linkage group LG06, SWU_Gaff_1.0, whole genome shotgun sequence, one DNA window encodes the following:
- the aasdhppt gene encoding L-aminoadipate-semialdehyde dehydrogenase-phosphopantetheinyl transferase isoform X2 has translation MGSVRWGFRCGSWTPSRSEWLFAARCVQQEEKDRIGQFVFAKDAKSAMAGRLLLRKFVCEMMGIPWSQIRLNRSPRGKPYLAAPLQVTTGSDPPWSFNISHQGDYAVLAAQQGAQVGVDVMKTTMPGSNSIPEFFRIMTRQFTAHEWSTIQSAGSERQQLAAFYRHWTLKESFIKAIGTGLGFNLQRAEFHLSPELLTQGTVLRQTKMHLDEEPEDLWIFEGISNPVLMRLSLCSCRRVCWTLTTTLPLHSDQQTRPAPHLFLLPPRSRCCRSANSLPRPRR, from the exons ATGGGCTCTGTCCGCTGGGGTTTCCGCTGCGGGTCGTGGACACCGAGCAGGTCCGAATGGTTGTTTGCTGCTCGGTGTGTCCAGCAAGAAGAGAAGGACAGGATCGGACAGTTTGTCTTCGCTAAGGATGCTAAGTCAGCGATG GCTGGCCGGCTGTTGCTCAGGAAATTTGTTTGTGAGATGATGGGAATCCCCTGGTCACAGATCAGATTAAACAGATCCCCTCGAGGGAAACCATATCTAGCTGCCCCTCTCCag GTCActactggttctgatccacCCTGGAGTTTCAACATCTCCCACCAAGGCGACTATGCTGTGCTTGCTGCACAGCAGGGGGCGCAGGTTGGAGTAGATGTGATGAAGACCACAATGCCAG GTAGCAACTCCATCCCGGAGTTTTTCCGCATCATGACTCGTCAGTTCACAGCGCACGAATGGAGCACCATCCAATCAGCGGGCTCGGAGCGCCAGCAGCTTGCCGCGTTCTACCGCCACtgg ACCCTGAAGGAGAGCTTCATCAAGGCCATCGGCACAGGTCTGGGTTTCAACCTGCAGAGGGCAGAGTTTCACCTGTCGCCCGAGCTGCTCACACAGGGCACAGTGCTGCGCCAGACCAAGATGCATCTGGATGAGGAACCAGAGGATTTGTGGATATTTGAA GGAATTTCAAACCCTGTGCTGATGCGTCTGTCGCTGTGCTCCTGCAGGAGAGTCTGCTGGACGCTGACCACCACGTTGCCGTTGCACTCGGACCAGCAGACGAGGCCGGCACCACA cctcttcctcctcccgcCGCGTTCACGCTGCTGTCGTTCGGCGAACTCGTTGCCTCGGCCTCGCCGCTGA
- the aasdhppt gene encoding L-aminoadipate-semialdehyde dehydrogenase-phosphopantetheinyl transferase isoform X1 — protein MGSVRWGFRCGSWTPSRSEWLFAARCVQQEEKDRIGQFVFAKDAKSAMAGRLLLRKFVCEMMGIPWSQIRLNRSPRGKPYLAAPLQVTTGSDPPWSFNISHQGDYAVLAAQQGAQVGVDVMKTTMPGSNSIPEFFRIMTRQFTAHEWSTIQSAGSERQQLAAFYRHWTLKESFIKAIGTGLGFNLQRAEFHLSPELLTQGTVLRQTKMHLDEEPEDLWIFEESLLDADHHVAVALGPADEAGTTPLPPPAAFTLLSFGELVASASPLTEEDAAYWETFSMKAEAPQRQRDT, from the exons ATGGGCTCTGTCCGCTGGGGTTTCCGCTGCGGGTCGTGGACACCGAGCAGGTCCGAATGGTTGTTTGCTGCTCGGTGTGTCCAGCAAGAAGAGAAGGACAGGATCGGACAGTTTGTCTTCGCTAAGGATGCTAAGTCAGCGATG GCTGGCCGGCTGTTGCTCAGGAAATTTGTTTGTGAGATGATGGGAATCCCCTGGTCACAGATCAGATTAAACAGATCCCCTCGAGGGAAACCATATCTAGCTGCCCCTCTCCag GTCActactggttctgatccacCCTGGAGTTTCAACATCTCCCACCAAGGCGACTATGCTGTGCTTGCTGCACAGCAGGGGGCGCAGGTTGGAGTAGATGTGATGAAGACCACAATGCCAG GTAGCAACTCCATCCCGGAGTTTTTCCGCATCATGACTCGTCAGTTCACAGCGCACGAATGGAGCACCATCCAATCAGCGGGCTCGGAGCGCCAGCAGCTTGCCGCGTTCTACCGCCACtgg ACCCTGAAGGAGAGCTTCATCAAGGCCATCGGCACAGGTCTGGGTTTCAACCTGCAGAGGGCAGAGTTTCACCTGTCGCCCGAGCTGCTCACACAGGGCACAGTGCTGCGCCAGACCAAGATGCATCTGGATGAGGAACCAGAGGATTTGTGGATATTTGAA GAGAGTCTGCTGGACGCTGACCACCACGTTGCCGTTGCACTCGGACCAGCAGACGAGGCCGGCACCACA cctcttcctcctcccgcCGCGTTCACGCTGCTGTCGTTCGGCGAACTCGTTGCCTCGGCCTCGCCGCTGACAGAGGAAGACGCTGCCTACTGGGAAACCTTCAGCATGAAGGCCGAGGCTCCGCAGAGACAGAGGGATACATAG